From the Longimicrobium sp. genome, one window contains:
- the upp gene encoding uracil phosphoribosyltransferase, translating into MSQFPNLTVIRHPLIRHKLAVLRDKQTSKKKFKELVDEIATLMAYEVTRDLPVHDVEIETPLERTTEEMIFGKKLTLVPILRAGLGMVDGVARLMPSVRVGHIGLYRDHETLEPVDYYFKIPSTPNERHFIVLDPMLATGGSASAAVASLKKQGVARIQFVCLVAAPEGVQRMLNDHPDVQIFTAALDRELNEQGYILPGLGDAGDRLFGTK; encoded by the coding sequence GTGAGCCAATTTCCCAACCTGACCGTCATCCGGCACCCGCTGATCCGCCACAAGCTGGCGGTGCTGCGCGACAAGCAAACGTCCAAGAAGAAGTTCAAGGAGCTCGTCGACGAGATCGCCACCCTGATGGCGTACGAGGTCACCCGCGACCTCCCCGTCCACGACGTGGAGATCGAGACCCCGCTGGAGCGCACCACCGAGGAGATGATCTTCGGCAAGAAGCTGACGCTCGTCCCCATCCTGCGCGCCGGGCTGGGGATGGTGGACGGCGTGGCGCGGCTGATGCCCTCGGTGCGCGTGGGCCACATCGGCCTGTACCGCGACCATGAGACGCTGGAGCCGGTCGACTACTACTTCAAGATCCCCAGCACCCCCAACGAGCGCCACTTCATCGTCCTGGACCCCATGCTGGCCACGGGCGGCTCCGCCTCGGCGGCGGTGGCGTCGCTCAAGAAGCAGGGGGTGGCGCGCATCCAGTTCGTCTGCCTGGTCGCCGCCCCCGAAGGCGTGCAGCGCATGCTCAACGACCACCCCGACGTCCAGATCTTCACCGCCGCCCTCGACCGCGAGCTGAACGAGCAGGGCTACATCCTCCCCGGCCTCGGCGACGCCGGCGACCGGCTGTTCGGAACGAAGTAA
- a CDS encoding TlpA disulfide reductase family protein, which yields MSAKRIASFFPLIALLFATALVLVLSRQLDGARKERDLLLQRSRSLQPGAFVPVQSTPTVDGSSVVLGQVAPGTRQVLFVYNTQCPFCLASIPAWQSIAGQLQRNPAARVVAVSLDSLEATRRYAQRHGLRYPSAILLDPRTAGLFRFNNVPQTLVIDERGRVMHSRVGRLDVGPAADSVIAAVSRPLPGARPAARTAAPARTPG from the coding sequence ATGTCCGCGAAGCGAATCGCGTCGTTCTTCCCCCTGATCGCCCTGCTCTTCGCCACGGCGCTGGTGCTCGTCCTCTCACGCCAGCTGGACGGCGCGCGCAAGGAGCGCGACCTCCTCCTGCAGCGCTCGCGAAGCTTGCAGCCCGGCGCGTTCGTACCCGTGCAGAGCACGCCCACGGTGGACGGCTCGTCCGTCGTGCTGGGCCAGGTGGCGCCCGGTACGCGCCAGGTGCTCTTCGTGTACAACACGCAGTGTCCGTTCTGCCTGGCGAGCATCCCCGCCTGGCAGAGCATCGCGGGCCAGCTGCAGCGCAACCCCGCGGCCCGCGTCGTCGCCGTCTCGCTCGACAGCCTGGAGGCGACGCGCCGCTACGCCCAGCGGCACGGCCTGCGTTACCCCTCCGCCATCCTGCTCGACCCGCGCACGGCCGGCCTCTTTCGCTTCAACAACGTCCCGCAGACGCTGGTGATCGACGAGCGTGGCCGCGTGATGCACTCGCGCGTCGGCCGCCTGGACGTGGGCCCCGCCGCCGACTCCGTGATCGCCGCCGTCTCGCGCCCGCTCCCCGGCGCGCGGCCAGCCGCCCGCACTGCGGCGCCCGCCCGCACACCCGGCTGA
- a CDS encoding trypsin-like peptidase domain-containing protein codes for MENHENEHRRAAFLNDLLADLYPTVEESRRVVVRAELRPAFIRFNAAAIINWFEIIEEAKRRSKMDDLVAVALADFPENPMLQALHRHEPAPVAGPDVQRDLPWHGAPGSALEEKIIGSRSTLLPISFLEVGLARSRAVSRIVLADGSSGTGFLLNDALLLTNHHVVQDAVEAENSVAEFNYQLTVRGNAAPVERLRLDPTRAFATSAQDDWTIVGLERVPADAKPLELRTVEIKVGDFVSIIQHPAGGYKQIGMFHNTVAYVGEGRVQYLTDTLPGSSGSPVFNEHWQMVALHHSGGFIREPGTKASYYRNEGIHINRVIDGLRSVGLTTR; via the coding sequence ATGGAAAACCACGAAAACGAACATCGCCGCGCAGCTTTTCTCAACGACCTTCTCGCCGATTTATACCCCACCGTAGAGGAGTCCCGGCGTGTAGTCGTACGAGCTGAGCTGCGGCCGGCGTTCATCCGCTTCAATGCGGCGGCTATCATCAACTGGTTTGAGATTATAGAGGAGGCGAAACGTCGCTCAAAGATGGACGATCTGGTAGCTGTGGCGTTAGCTGATTTTCCCGAGAACCCAATGCTTCAAGCATTGCACCGGCACGAACCAGCGCCTGTCGCGGGTCCAGACGTACAGCGTGACCTTCCTTGGCACGGCGCGCCCGGATCGGCGTTAGAAGAGAAGATCATCGGGAGCCGGAGCACGCTCCTGCCGATCTCATTTCTTGAAGTTGGCCTAGCACGTTCGCGCGCGGTTAGCCGGATCGTACTGGCGGATGGTTCAAGCGGGACGGGGTTCCTTTTAAACGACGCACTTCTACTCACCAACCATCATGTGGTGCAGGACGCAGTTGAGGCGGAGAACAGCGTCGCCGAGTTCAACTACCAGCTCACCGTCCGCGGCAACGCAGCTCCGGTCGAGCGGCTGCGGCTAGACCCCACACGGGCATTCGCGACAAGTGCGCAAGATGACTGGACCATTGTCGGGCTCGAGCGTGTACCCGCAGACGCCAAACCGCTCGAACTCCGCACCGTCGAGATCAAGGTGGGGGACTTTGTGTCCATCATCCAACACCCCGCAGGGGGTTACAAGCAGATTGGGATGTTCCACAACACAGTGGCCTACGTTGGGGAGGGGCGTGTGCAGTATCTAACTGACACGCTTCCAGGCTCGTCAGGATCCCCTGTGTTCAACGAACATTGGCAAATGGTAGCGCTGCACCATAGCGGCGGTTTCATTCGCGAACCAGGGACCAAGGCATCGTATTACAGGAACGAAGGCATCCACATCAACCGGGTCATCGATGGTTTGCGAAGCGTAGGGTTGACGACCCGTTGA
- the purS gene encoding phosphoribosylformylglycinamidine synthase subunit PurS, protein MTEYRIEVRVTPRRGILDPQGNAVSGALGTLGFRGVRDVHVGRLIVFHMDAESEDEARERGEAMCRQLLANPVTEDFSVQVAAAPGSAR, encoded by the coding sequence GTGACGGAGTACCGGATCGAAGTGCGCGTGACCCCCCGCCGCGGCATCCTGGACCCGCAGGGGAACGCGGTGTCGGGAGCGCTGGGCACCCTCGGCTTCCGCGGCGTGCGCGACGTGCACGTGGGACGGCTGATCGTCTTCCACATGGACGCGGAGAGCGAGGACGAGGCGCGCGAGCGCGGCGAGGCGATGTGCCGCCAGCTCCTGGCCAACCCGGTGACGGAGGACTTCAGCGTGCAGGTGGCGGCGGCCCCCGGGAGCGCCCGGTGA
- the pssA gene encoding CDP-diacylglycerol--serine O-phosphatidyltransferase → MNVAVPRRRLRRGIVILPSAFTLGNLFLGVWAIVEASRGQFWNAGWMIVLAGVMDMFDGRIARFTATGSPFGEELDSLVDAVSFGVAPALIIYFTYFRNSAGEWSWIVCFLYIVAAILRLARFNIEQAGTEKSSFHGLPSPISGATLATFYAFTTTDFWKRFFHGVPMPRAAGWLALVVGVLMVSNVLYPVVPRFSFRTWSGRLAFFLAFAAIVAAFTVPQYFFFPMGLLYIAWGLVRTVLAGFEERLPDRDPMILEEPREEEARELDYEEMRPRREQPHADEEAT, encoded by the coding sequence GTGAACGTCGCCGTCCCGCGCCGCCGGCTCCGCCGCGGCATCGTCATCCTCCCCAGCGCCTTCACCCTGGGGAACCTCTTCCTGGGCGTGTGGGCGATTGTGGAGGCGTCGCGCGGCCAGTTCTGGAACGCGGGGTGGATGATCGTGCTGGCCGGCGTCATGGACATGTTCGACGGCCGCATCGCCCGCTTCACCGCCACCGGCTCGCCCTTTGGCGAGGAGCTGGACTCGCTGGTGGACGCGGTGTCGTTCGGCGTGGCGCCGGCGCTGATCATCTACTTCACCTACTTCCGCAACAGCGCGGGGGAGTGGAGCTGGATCGTCTGCTTCCTCTACATCGTGGCGGCCATCCTGCGGCTGGCGCGCTTCAACATCGAGCAGGCGGGCACGGAGAAGTCGTCGTTCCACGGACTTCCCTCCCCCATCTCCGGCGCGACGCTGGCGACGTTCTACGCCTTCACCACCACCGACTTCTGGAAGCGCTTCTTCCACGGCGTGCCCATGCCGCGGGCGGCGGGGTGGCTGGCGCTGGTGGTGGGGGTGCTGATGGTGAGCAACGTGCTCTACCCCGTGGTGCCGCGCTTCTCCTTCCGCACCTGGAGTGGGCGGCTGGCCTTCTTTCTGGCCTTCGCCGCCATCGTGGCGGCCTTCACGGTGCCGCAGTACTTCTTCTTCCCCATGGGCCTCCTGTACATCGCGTGGGGGCTGGTGAGGACGGTGCTGGCGGGGTTCGAGGAGAGGCTGCCGGACCGCGATCCCATGATCCTGGAAGAGCCGCGGGAGGAAGAGGCGCGCGAGCTGGACTACGAAGAGATGCGGCCCAGGCGCGAGCAGCCGCACGCTGACGAGGAGGCGACGTGA
- a CDS encoding DJ-1/PfpI family protein: protein MSEKSRFTVAVVVFDSVELVDMNGPADVFFHANDFVPGSYEIVTVGPSRDAVLSEGHIVGLVPTYSADDPLDPDIVVVPGRIPPGTTAGPRMTEWVAEMSGRGKTILSVCVGIFTLAEAGLLNGRRATTHYLAIDEVEERFPAIEMVKNVRYVEDGQFITTGGVTSGIDGALALVAKLSGADLAQKIADLMVYDMSAPVPPRTILPLAGAAA from the coding sequence ATGTCTGAGAAATCGCGGTTCACCGTCGCGGTCGTAGTGTTCGATTCGGTGGAGCTGGTGGACATGAACGGGCCGGCGGACGTGTTTTTCCACGCGAACGACTTCGTGCCGGGGAGCTACGAAATCGTCACGGTAGGCCCGAGCCGCGATGCCGTGCTCTCCGAGGGACACATTGTGGGGCTGGTGCCGACCTACTCTGCGGATGACCCTCTCGATCCGGATATCGTCGTCGTTCCCGGGCGCATTCCGCCGGGTACCACGGCGGGGCCGCGGATGACGGAGTGGGTCGCGGAGATGAGCGGCCGGGGCAAGACGATCCTGTCCGTGTGCGTGGGTATCTTCACGCTCGCGGAGGCCGGCCTGCTGAACGGGCGGCGCGCGACGACGCACTACCTCGCGATCGACGAGGTTGAGGAGCGCTTTCCGGCGATCGAGATGGTCAAGAACGTCCGCTACGTGGAGGACGGCCAGTTCATCACCACCGGCGGCGTCACGTCGGGGATCGACGGCGCGCTCGCGCTGGTCGCGAAGCTCTCGGGGGCCGATCTCGCGCAAAAGATCGCGGACCTGATGGTGTACGACATGTCCGCCCCCGTGCCGCCACGCACCATTCTACCGTTGGCGGGCGCGGCGGCATAA
- a CDS encoding phosphoribosylaminoimidazolesuccinocarboxamide synthase — MRSARKIVVRARGRGCRAWGRALPCRAPQPPSHGARALNATVAATDLPFPLRVRGKVRDVYDLGDALLMVATDRVSAFDVVLPDAVPRKGEVLTLLSAWWFARTADLVPNHLLSVDPDAIAERYPALAPMREVWARRSMLVRKLEPFPVECVVRGYLSGSAWKEYRESGTLAGEPLPAGLRESDPLPEPLFSPATKAETGHDENIALARMREIVGAEAAGRLRAHSLALYARGRETAAQAGIIVADTKFEFGTDADGTLRVMDEVLTPDSSRFWPADLYQPGRGQPSLDKQPLRDWLEGLVAEGRWAKAPPGPPLPPEVVAETSARYQDAFRRLTGMTLDDFPLHSPELA, encoded by the coding sequence ATGCGGAGCGCGCGCAAGATCGTGGTGCGGGCACGCGGGCGTGGTTGCCGGGCGTGGGGGCGCGCCTTACCTTGTCGCGCTCCGCAGCCACCCTCACACGGAGCCCGCGCCCTGAACGCGACCGTAGCCGCCACCGACCTCCCCTTCCCGCTGCGCGTGCGGGGCAAGGTGCGGGACGTGTACGACCTCGGAGACGCGCTGTTGATGGTCGCCACCGACCGGGTGAGCGCCTTCGACGTGGTGCTGCCTGACGCCGTGCCGCGCAAGGGCGAGGTGCTCACCCTGCTCTCGGCGTGGTGGTTCGCGCGCACCGCCGACCTGGTGCCCAACCACTTGCTGTCGGTCGATCCGGACGCCATTGCGGAGCGCTACCCCGCGCTGGCCCCCATGCGCGAGGTGTGGGCGCGGCGGTCGATGCTGGTGAGGAAGCTGGAGCCGTTCCCGGTGGAGTGCGTGGTGCGCGGGTACCTGTCCGGCTCCGCGTGGAAGGAGTACCGCGAAAGCGGCACCCTGGCCGGCGAGCCGCTTCCGGCGGGGCTGCGCGAGAGCGATCCGCTCCCCGAGCCGCTCTTCTCCCCCGCCACCAAGGCGGAAACGGGACACGACGAGAACATCGCCCTCGCCCGCATGCGGGAGATCGTGGGCGCGGAAGCGGCCGGCCGCCTCCGCGCCCATTCCCTTGCGCTCTACGCGCGTGGCCGCGAGACGGCGGCCCAGGCCGGGATCATCGTGGCGGACACCAAGTTCGAGTTCGGCACGGACGCGGACGGGACGCTGCGGGTGATGGACGAGGTGCTGACGCCCGACTCGTCGCGCTTCTGGCCGGCCGACCTGTATCAGCCGGGGCGCGGACAGCCTTCGCTGGACAAGCAGCCGCTGCGCGACTGGCTGGAGGGGCTGGTGGCCGAGGGGCGCTGGGCCAAGGCGCCGCCGGGCCCGCCTCTGCCACCCGAGGTGGTGGCGGAGACCTCCGCGCGCTACCAGGACGCCTTCCGCCGGCTCACGGGCATGACGCTGGACGACTTCCCCCTGCACTCCCCGGAGCTCGCGTGA
- the purQ gene encoding phosphoribosylformylglycinamidine synthase subunit PurQ, with the protein MKIGVATFPGSNCDYDCFKAVQETLEAEAVYLWHREHDLQGVDAVFLPGGFSYGDYLRAGAIAAQSPIMREVAAFAREGGPVAGICNGFQILCEAGLLPGALMRNRSLKFRSHPVHLRVERDDLPFTSEYTVGQVLRVPIAHGEGCYFADEATLDRVEGEGLVAFRYSAPDGTINAESNPNGAARNIAGIVNEGGNVLGMMPHPERAVDALLGSTDGLGLFRSLAAHLARA; encoded by the coding sequence GTGAAGATCGGCGTGGCGACCTTTCCCGGCTCCAACTGCGACTACGACTGCTTCAAGGCCGTGCAGGAGACGCTGGAGGCGGAGGCCGTCTACCTCTGGCACCGCGAGCACGATCTGCAGGGGGTGGACGCCGTCTTCCTTCCCGGCGGCTTCAGCTACGGCGACTACCTGCGCGCCGGCGCCATCGCCGCGCAGAGCCCCATCATGCGCGAGGTGGCCGCTTTCGCGCGCGAGGGCGGACCGGTGGCGGGGATCTGCAACGGTTTCCAGATCCTGTGCGAGGCCGGGCTCCTTCCCGGCGCGCTGATGAGGAATCGCTCGCTCAAGTTCCGCTCGCACCCGGTGCACCTGCGCGTGGAGCGCGACGACCTTCCGTTCACGTCCGAGTACACCGTGGGCCAGGTGTTGCGCGTGCCCATCGCGCACGGGGAGGGGTGCTACTTCGCGGACGAGGCGACGCTGGACCGCGTGGAGGGCGAGGGGCTGGTCGCGTTCCGCTACTCCGCACCCGATGGCACGATCAACGCGGAGTCGAACCCCAACGGTGCCGCGCGCAACATCGCGGGGATCGTGAACGAGGGGGGGAACGTGCTCGGGATGATGCCACACCCCGAGCGCGCCGTGGATGCCCTGCTGGGCTCCACGGACGGCCTGGGGCTCTTCCGCTCCCTGGCCGCGCACCTGGCCCGCGCCTGA
- the bamE gene encoding outer membrane protein assembly factor BamE, producing MASTAARWMAAALLAAASPAAAQTISPGMTTAQVRSLLGDPVTVRSSGDWSYLYYLNGCAVRCGSDDVVFIQNGRVVAAVFRTARRRFAGPAAGVALDGTAERGDSDAGLVRLDETPERPTQMRVRDGAREEPGRTVIGRPGAARVGGVRVEGGGTTIIRRDEAGADDARRGGPPARVGSQDARGRVNDTRPDDRNQLTGTGVDSPDDDAARVDSARGAPATAVDDARRAREGRVEANTVRRGNTSATADSTLNRARRERERNVTPRTVTRP from the coding sequence ATGGCGAGTACGGCGGCTCGATGGATGGCGGCGGCGCTGCTGGCGGCCGCTTCGCCCGCGGCGGCGCAGACGATCTCCCCGGGGATGACCACCGCGCAGGTGCGCTCGCTCCTCGGCGATCCCGTCACCGTGCGTAGCTCGGGCGACTGGAGCTACCTCTACTACCTGAACGGGTGCGCCGTCCGCTGCGGCTCGGACGACGTGGTCTTCATCCAGAACGGCCGCGTGGTGGCCGCCGTCTTCCGCACGGCGCGCCGCCGCTTCGCCGGCCCGGCCGCCGGCGTCGCGCTGGACGGCACGGCCGAACGGGGCGACTCCGACGCCGGGTTGGTGCGCCTCGACGAGACCCCCGAGCGCCCCACGCAGATGCGCGTCCGCGACGGCGCGCGCGAGGAGCCGGGGCGCACGGTCATCGGACGCCCCGGCGCGGCGCGCGTGGGCGGTGTGCGCGTGGAAGGCGGCGGCACCACCATCATCCGCCGCGACGAGGCCGGCGCCGATGATGCACGCCGCGGTGGCCCCCCGGCGCGGGTCGGCAGCCAGGACGCGCGCGGCCGCGTGAACGACACCCGCCCCGACGACCGCAACCAGCTCACCGGCACGGGCGTGGACAGTCCGGACGACGACGCGGCGCGTGTGGACTCCGCCCGCGGCGCCCCCGCCACCGCCGTGGACGACGCCCGCCGCGCGCGCGAGGGCCGTGTGGAGGCCAACACCGTCCGCCGCGGCAACACCTCCGCCACAGCCGACTCCACGCTGAACCGCGCCCGCCGCGAGCGCGAGCGCAACGTGACGCCGAGGACGGTGACGAGGCCGTGA
- a CDS encoding carboxypeptidase M32 gives MSEIHPADAPYAELQRHLRESATLASAAAVLGWDQETYMPTRAAALRGEQMAALSAIVHERRTAARVGELIAACEEDPSLRDDEETQANLRALRRDYDRATRIPTSLVRAFAQTTSRAMHEWRGAREAGDFGAFAPWLQEVVDLNRERAAALGVPPGGEAYDALLEDFEPGMTAAGIRRTFDALRAGLAPLIREVASSERKPDDAWQRTAVPIERQVAFNRGVMEGMGFDFEAGRLDVSTHPFCEGIGPHDVRITTRYREDAWADALSATMHETGHALYEQNLPKAERFGQPLAEAASMGIHESQSWMWENLVGRSRPFWEWALPRMQAALGEPALHALDVDTVYRGMNVVQPHLIRIESDEATYNLHIMMRFDLELALLTGDLAVKDLPAAWNDRMRDDLGLTVPGDAQGALQDIHWSMGAIGYFPTYTLGNLYAAQFWTTIRDALPELDDQLRRGEFAPLTAWLRENIHAHGRRYTAPELCERITGRPLSHEPLLGYLEGKLRPIYGI, from the coding sequence ATGAGCGAGATCCACCCCGCCGACGCGCCGTACGCCGAGCTGCAGCGCCACCTCCGAGAGTCGGCGACGCTGGCCTCCGCCGCGGCGGTGCTGGGGTGGGACCAGGAGACGTACATGCCGACCAGGGCCGCCGCCCTGCGCGGCGAGCAGATGGCCGCGCTCTCCGCCATCGTGCACGAGCGCCGCACCGCCGCGCGCGTGGGCGAGCTGATCGCCGCGTGCGAGGAGGACCCGTCGCTGCGCGATGACGAGGAGACGCAGGCCAATCTCCGAGCGTTGCGCCGTGACTACGACCGCGCCACGCGCATCCCGACCTCGCTGGTGCGCGCCTTCGCGCAGACCACCTCGCGCGCCATGCACGAGTGGCGCGGCGCGCGCGAGGCGGGGGACTTCGGCGCATTCGCCCCCTGGCTGCAGGAGGTGGTGGACCTGAACCGCGAACGGGCGGCTGCGCTGGGCGTGCCTCCCGGCGGCGAGGCGTACGATGCGCTGCTGGAGGACTTCGAGCCGGGGATGACCGCCGCCGGGATCCGCCGCACTTTCGACGCGCTGCGCGCCGGGCTGGCGCCGCTCATCCGCGAGGTGGCGTCGTCGGAGCGGAAGCCGGACGACGCGTGGCAGCGCACAGCCGTGCCCATCGAGCGGCAGGTGGCGTTCAACCGCGGGGTGATGGAGGGGATGGGCTTCGACTTCGAGGCGGGGCGGCTGGACGTCTCCACGCACCCGTTCTGCGAGGGGATCGGGCCCCACGACGTGCGCATCACCACCCGCTACCGCGAGGACGCGTGGGCCGACGCGCTCAGCGCCACCATGCACGAGACGGGACACGCGCTCTACGAGCAGAACCTGCCCAAGGCGGAGCGATTCGGACAGCCGCTGGCGGAGGCGGCCAGCATGGGTATCCATGAGAGCCAGTCGTGGATGTGGGAGAACCTGGTGGGCCGCTCGCGCCCGTTCTGGGAGTGGGCGCTCCCGCGCATGCAGGCCGCGCTCGGCGAGCCCGCGCTCCACGCGCTGGACGTGGACACGGTGTACCGCGGGATGAACGTCGTGCAGCCGCACCTGATCCGCATCGAAAGCGACGAGGCGACGTACAACCTGCACATCATGATGCGCTTCGACCTGGAGCTCGCGTTGCTGACCGGCGACCTGGCGGTCAAGGACCTCCCCGCCGCCTGGAACGACCGCATGCGCGACGACCTGGGCCTCACCGTCCCCGGCGACGCGCAGGGGGCGCTGCAGGACATCCACTGGTCGATGGGCGCCATCGGCTACTTCCCCACCTACACGCTGGGGAACCTGTACGCCGCGCAGTTCTGGACCACCATCCGCGATGCGCTTCCCGAACTGGACGACCAGCTCCGCCGCGGCGAGTTCGCGCCGCTGACGGCGTGGCTGCGCGAGAACATCCACGCCCACGGCCGCCGCTACACCGCGCCCGAGCTGTGCGAGCGGATCACTGGCCGGCCGCTGAGCCACGAGCCGCTTCTGGGGTATCTAGAAGGGAAGCTGCGGCCGATCTATGGGATCTGA